One genomic window of Methylothermaceae bacteria B42 includes the following:
- a CDS encoding alpha-glucan phosphorylase, translated as MQTHFHPPSFLSIPEPLSDLIPLALDLRWSWSHVSDVLWETLDPELWKRTGNPWLILQSVSPTRLQALAQDKAFCQKLQELAKERRTYLEKSTWFQAYKKDAPLETIAYFSMEYGLTEALPLYSGGLGVLSGDFLKTCSDLGVPVIGIGLLYQEGYFRQILDEQGQQVAVYPNNNPWELPITPVRTNDGQILRMRYRFNGFDLWVRVWQAQVGRAWLYLLDLNDPANPPADRCITDRLYGGGTELRLQQEMLLGIVGWQLLERLEIQPTICHLNEGHAAFAVLERARSYMTRHQVDFELALTVTRAGNLFTTHTPVAAGFDRFSPTLIERYLGFYCDLLGISLDDLLALGRADPNHPGESFNMAYLAIRGSGAVNAVSRLHGQVSRHIFTPLFPRWPEAEVPVGHVTNGVHTPSWDSPGADRLWTATCGAERWTCDPCQIGDRIRKVSAEELWEFRAANRRRLVSFVREFRQQRPTSFNYLPQEVELLDPNILTLGFARRFTGYKRPNLLLMQPERLTRLLSDPLHPVQLVLAGKAHPEDLEGQAMIRAWIDFIRRHPEIAGRLVFLPDYDMQMAEQLVEGVDAWINTPRRPWEACGTSGMKVLVNGGLNISELDGWWAEAYDPTVGWAIGDGAEHDADPDWDRFEANQLYDILEREVVPEFYERNNRGLPPRWVAKMRESMAKLTPFFSANRMVRQYTDQYYLPQSKALARRDADNQALAKAIMNWRKQLQSQWHTLHFGELAIDTANQVHRLSIPVYFGSINPQSVRVEIYADPLNPEDSPWRQPMQMQHPLLGAMGGFLYAGEAPASRPPEHYTVRIVPHHPDVFVPLENQLILWHH; from the coding sequence TTGCAAACGCATTTCCACCCTCCCAGTTTCCTGTCTATTCCAGAACCCTTATCGGATCTGATCCCGCTTGCCCTGGATCTGCGCTGGTCGTGGAGTCATGTCAGTGATGTGCTTTGGGAGACGCTGGACCCGGAACTATGGAAGCGCACAGGGAACCCCTGGCTAATTTTACAAAGCGTTTCCCCTACCCGCCTGCAAGCCCTGGCGCAAGATAAGGCCTTTTGCCAAAAACTTCAGGAATTGGCCAAAGAACGCCGTACTTACCTGGAAAAGTCCACCTGGTTTCAAGCATATAAAAAAGATGCCCCTTTGGAAACTATCGCCTACTTCAGCATGGAGTATGGCCTGACCGAAGCGCTCCCCCTTTATTCCGGTGGGCTGGGGGTTTTGTCGGGGGATTTCCTCAAAACTTGCAGTGACCTGGGAGTGCCAGTCATTGGCATCGGACTGCTTTATCAGGAAGGCTATTTCCGCCAGATTCTCGATGAACAGGGCCAACAGGTAGCGGTTTATCCAAATAATAATCCCTGGGAGCTGCCGATTACGCCGGTACGAACCAATGACGGCCAAATCCTGCGGATGCGTTACCGCTTCAATGGCTTTGATTTGTGGGTCAGGGTCTGGCAGGCACAGGTGGGAAGAGCCTGGCTATATCTGCTGGATCTGAATGATCCCGCCAATCCACCTGCGGACCGTTGCATCACCGACCGTCTTTATGGCGGCGGCACCGAACTTCGCCTGCAGCAGGAAATGCTGCTGGGGATTGTCGGCTGGCAATTGTTGGAAAGATTGGAAATCCAGCCGACCATTTGCCACCTCAACGAAGGCCACGCCGCCTTTGCGGTACTGGAACGGGCGCGTAGTTATATGACCAGGCACCAGGTAGATTTTGAGCTGGCATTGACGGTTACTCGGGCCGGCAATCTGTTTACCACCCATACACCGGTGGCGGCTGGATTTGACCGCTTTTCTCCCACCTTGATTGAACGGTATTTAGGCTTTTATTGCGATTTGCTGGGGATCTCCCTGGATGACCTTCTCGCCCTGGGACGAGCGGACCCCAATCACCCTGGCGAATCCTTCAATATGGCCTATTTGGCTATCCGTGGCAGTGGCGCGGTCAACGCAGTCAGTCGTCTTCACGGCCAGGTCAGCCGCCATATTTTCACGCCCCTTTTCCCACGCTGGCCGGAAGCGGAAGTACCCGTCGGCCATGTGACCAATGGTGTGCATACGCCCTCCTGGGACTCGCCAGGCGCGGACCGACTGTGGACCGCCACTTGCGGTGCGGAACGCTGGACTTGCGATCCCTGCCAGATTGGCGACCGGATTCGCAAAGTAAGCGCCGAGGAGTTATGGGAATTTAGAGCCGCCAATCGTCGCCGTTTGGTGTCTTTTGTCCGGGAGTTCAGACAGCAGCGGCCCACCTCGTTTAATTATCTCCCCCAGGAAGTCGAACTTTTGGACCCTAATATTCTAACTTTGGGATTTGCACGCCGGTTTACTGGCTACAAGCGGCCCAACCTGCTGTTAATGCAACCAGAGCGGCTAACCCGTCTCCTTTCTGACCCGCTCCATCCGGTCCAGTTGGTCTTGGCCGGCAAAGCCCATCCGGAGGATCTGGAAGGACAGGCGATGATACGGGCATGGATTGATTTCATCCGCAGGCATCCTGAAATTGCCGGCCGGCTAGTCTTCCTGCCCGATTACGACATGCAAATGGCCGAGCAATTGGTGGAAGGCGTCGATGCCTGGATCAATACGCCAAGACGACCCTGGGAGGCATGCGGCACCTCCGGAATGAAGGTGCTGGTCAATGGCGGCTTGAACATTTCCGAACTGGATGGCTGGTGGGCGGAAGCTTATGACCCCACCGTGGGCTGGGCCATTGGCGATGGCGCCGAACACGATGCCGATCCCGACTGGGACAGATTTGAGGCCAATCAACTTTACGATATTTTGGAACGGGAAGTCGTCCCTGAATTTTATGAGCGGAACAACCGGGGGTTACCACCCCGCTGGGTGGCGAAAATGCGCGAAAGCATGGCCAAACTGACGCCATTTTTTTCCGCCAACCGCATGGTGCGGCAATACACCGATCAATATTACCTGCCGCAATCCAAAGCATTGGCGCGGCGCGACGCCGACAACCAGGCTTTGGCAAAGGCGATTATGAATTGGCGTAAACAACTACAAAGCCAGTGGCATACCCTCCACTTCGGCGAACTCGCCATTGACACGGCAAATCAGGTTCACCGCTTAAGCATCCCGGTCTATTTCGGAAGCATCAATCCGCAATCCGTGCGCGTGGAAATCTACGCTGATCCATTGAATCCCGAAGATTCTCCTTGGCGCCAACCAATGCAAATGCAACACCCCCTCCTGGGCGCCATGGGCGGCTTTCTCTATGCGGGAGAGGCTCCGGCCTCGCGCCCGCCAGAGCACTATACCGTGAGAATCGTGCCACATCATCCTGATGTTTTTGTACCGCTGGAGAATCAGTTGATCCTTTGGCATCACTGA
- a CDS encoding NADP oxidoreductase, which yields MVQEAIRAHGNRAEHLLAVLRSIQKACHYLPRQALQLVADHFDLPLARVEGVAEFYSFLHTQPRGEYDIYFSDCVIDVFHGFEGLMQRLCNRLGVQPGQVRGDGRVSIDTTSCTGLCDQGPALLINGSPIPRLTPTLIDTIANHIERRVPLSQWPAEWFVIEDNFQRRDLLLSTRWQSGMGLKSALRHGAEWLLHELDLSGLRGRGGAGFPTAKKWRFCRETPGDHYIVCNADEGEPGTFKDRELLKHYADQVFEGMTLAAFVTGARQGFLYLRGEYEYLLPHLQVTLRQRRRRGLLGRNICGLMDFHFDMDIVLGAGAYICGEESALLNSIEGVRPHPRNRPPYPVTCGLWQQPTVINNVESFAAASLITVHGGAWFAEIGTEKSKGTKSLSISGDCDRPGIYEVPFGVTVAEVLELCGASETLGVQVGGPAGTFVHPPEYGRRIAYEELGTGGSFMVFGADRDLIDIVTRFAGFFAHETCGFCTPCRIGTSLQLKLMEKIRRGWATAGDIQELEKLGQLLEASHCGLGHTAHNPVRHTLARYADYYQARLKDLDYSPGFDLDAELETARQLTGRFGDHIKQV from the coding sequence ATTGTACAAGAGGCTATCAGAGCTCACGGCAACAGAGCGGAGCATTTGCTGGCTGTCCTTAGGTCTATCCAGAAAGCTTGTCACTATCTGCCGCGCCAGGCGCTCCAACTTGTCGCTGATCATTTCGATCTCCCCCTGGCGCGGGTGGAAGGCGTCGCCGAGTTTTATAGCTTCCTGCATACCCAGCCCCGGGGCGAGTATGACATCTATTTCAGTGACTGCGTCATCGACGTTTTCCATGGCTTTGAAGGTCTGATGCAGCGCCTGTGCAACCGCTTGGGGGTTCAGCCTGGCCAGGTGCGGGGCGACGGACGGGTATCCATTGATACTACCTCTTGTACCGGTTTGTGTGACCAGGGGCCGGCGTTGTTGATCAATGGCTCACCTATTCCCCGTCTGACGCCAACGCTTATCGATACTATCGCCAATCACATCGAACGGCGTGTGCCATTATCTCAATGGCCTGCTGAATGGTTTGTCATTGAAGACAATTTTCAGCGCCGTGATCTGCTGCTCAGCACCCGGTGGCAATCTGGGATGGGCCTCAAGAGTGCTTTGCGCCATGGCGCTGAATGGCTGTTGCATGAACTGGATCTTTCCGGTCTGCGTGGCCGCGGCGGAGCGGGATTTCCTACCGCAAAAAAATGGCGGTTTTGCCGTGAGACTCCAGGCGATCACTATATCGTTTGTAATGCGGATGAAGGCGAACCGGGTACTTTCAAGGACCGGGAACTGCTCAAGCATTATGCCGATCAAGTGTTTGAAGGGATGACCCTGGCTGCCTTTGTTACCGGCGCCCGGCAAGGATTTCTTTATCTGCGGGGGGAATACGAATACCTGCTGCCCCATTTACAAGTAACCCTGCGCCAGCGCCGTCGCCGCGGACTGCTGGGACGGAATATTTGCGGTTTAATGGATTTCCATTTCGACATGGACATAGTGCTCGGCGCCGGCGCTTATATCTGCGGCGAGGAATCGGCTTTATTAAATTCCATCGAGGGCGTGCGGCCCCATCCCCGTAACCGCCCCCCATATCCGGTCACCTGTGGGCTATGGCAACAGCCTACTGTGATCAACAATGTGGAAAGCTTTGCCGCAGCCAGTCTTATTACTGTGCATGGTGGCGCTTGGTTCGCAGAAATCGGTACGGAAAAATCCAAAGGCACCAAGTCGCTTTCGATTAGCGGCGATTGTGATCGGCCCGGCATCTATGAAGTACCGTTTGGTGTCACCGTGGCCGAGGTTCTGGAACTGTGCGGGGCCAGTGAAACCTTGGGGGTGCAGGTGGGTGGTCCGGCGGGGACTTTCGTTCATCCACCGGAATACGGCCGCCGCATAGCTTATGAAGAGTTGGGTACGGGCGGTTCTTTCATGGTATTTGGCGCCGACCGGGATCTGATTGATATTGTCACCCGCTTCGCCGGTTTTTTTGCCCACGAAACCTGTGGCTTTTGCACCCCCTGCCGGATAGGCACATCCTTGCAGTTGAAATTGATGGAAAAAATCCGCCGCGGCTGGGCCACGGCTGGCGATATCCAAGAACTGGAAAAGCTGGGACAATTGCTCGAGGCCAGCCACTGTGGCTTGGGTCATACCGCCCATAATCCGGTGCGGCACACCCTGGCCCGCTATGCCGATTATTACCAGGCCAGGCTCAAGGATCTGGATTACTCCCCGGGTTTTGATCTCGATGCCGAACTGGAAACCGCCCGCCAGTTGACGGGAAGGTTTGGCGATCATATTAAACAGGTGTAA
- a CDS encoding NADP oxidoreductase, with amino-acid sequence MPTLIIDGQTIDFEPDQTIIEAAMAAGIYIPHLCWHPEFPPHGSCKLCSVKVNGRLCSACSFPAAEGQEVVANSEELRQLRLALTQMLFVEGNHFCPSCEKSGQCELQAMGYYVGMTDNHYPHFFPIREIDASHPHVLLDRDRCIFCELCVRASQAEGKNVFELAERGIHTRLVVNSPTGKLGDSDLDVNDRAAHICPVGAIIIKETAFRTPIGQRKYDHKTIAQVSLAEEAPLVRKRND; translated from the coding sequence ATGCCTACATTAATTATCGATGGACAAACCATTGATTTCGAGCCAGACCAGACCATCATCGAGGCAGCCATGGCTGCTGGCATTTACATTCCCCATCTGTGCTGGCATCCTGAGTTTCCACCCCACGGCAGTTGCAAGTTGTGCAGTGTCAAGGTCAATGGCCGGCTCTGTTCTGCCTGCTCCTTTCCCGCCGCTGAAGGGCAGGAGGTCGTGGCCAATTCGGAAGAACTGCGCCAATTGCGTTTGGCGCTTACTCAAATGTTATTCGTGGAAGGCAATCACTTTTGTCCTTCGTGCGAGAAAAGCGGCCAGTGTGAACTCCAGGCGATGGGCTATTACGTTGGCATGACCGACAATCATTATCCCCATTTCTTTCCTATACGCGAGATTGACGCTTCTCATCCCCATGTACTCCTTGACCGCGACCGCTGTATTTTCTGCGAGCTATGCGTGCGCGCCAGCCAGGCCGAGGGCAAGAATGTTTTTGAACTGGCCGAGCGCGGCATTCATACCCGCCTGGTGGTCAATTCGCCTACGGGCAAGCTGGGGGACAGCGATCTGGATGTCAACGACCGCGCCGCCCATATCTGCCCGGTGGGCGCGATTATTATCAAGGAAACCGCTTTCCGAACGCCCATTGGCCAGCGTAAATACGACCACAAGACGATTGCCCAGGTCAGTCTGGCGGAAGAGGCGCCGTTGGTGAGGAAGCGGAATGACTGA
- a CDS encoding NADP oxidoreductase, whose translation MTEKIRIATTSLAGCFGCHMSFMDIDERLLDLAEIADFDRSPLSDIKHCEGCDIGIVEGGVCNAENVEVLREFRKNCKILVAIGACAINGGIPALRNRYDLGDCLEEAFLTGIGVTDPKVPGDPELPLLLDKVHPIHEVVKVDYSIPGCPPSADTIWAALTALIEGNVPQLPYELIRYD comes from the coding sequence ATGACTGAAAAGATTCGCATTGCCACCACCTCTCTGGCTGGTTGTTTCGGTTGCCATATGTCGTTCATGGACATTGATGAGCGCTTGCTTGATCTGGCCGAAATTGCCGATTTCGACCGCTCGCCTTTGAGTGATATCAAGCACTGCGAGGGCTGTGACATCGGCATTGTCGAGGGTGGGGTATGTAACGCCGAGAATGTCGAGGTGCTTCGGGAATTCCGCAAGAACTGTAAGATTCTGGTGGCCATCGGCGCCTGCGCTATCAACGGCGGCATTCCCGCTCTGCGTAACCGTTATGATCTGGGCGATTGCCTGGAAGAAGCCTTTCTCACCGGAATCGGCGTGACTGATCCCAAAGTGCCCGGTGATCCGGAGCTACCGTTGCTGCTTGACAAGGTCCACCCGATTCACGAGGTGGTGAAAGTGGATTACTCCATTCCCGGTTGCCCACCGTCGGCCGACACCATTTGGGCTGCCTTGACCGCTCTGATCGAAGGCAACGTGCCGCAACTGCCTTATGAACTGATTCGTTATGACTAA
- a CDS encoding NADP oxidoreductase — MTKERYRYLESAGNPQNLRRVAIDPVTRVEGHGKVTLLLDEDNRVCQARLHIVEFRGFEKFIQGRPYWEVPVLVQRLCGICPVSHLLAGAKAVDGLVGVDRIPPSAEKLRRLLHYGQVLQSHALHFFHLASPDLLFGFDSEAEKRNILELLRSERFRDIALEGVKLRKFGQEVIQAVIGKRIHGVGPIPGGMNKHLSTQDQDYLAPQLDEVIHWARHGLELIRSIYLANADYHQRFAVIHSHFMALVTPEGGHELYDGRIRVKGEDGQILFDQLNDQDYTNYIHEQVKSWSYMKFPYLAALGPEEGWYRVGPLARINTCNFIDTPLAEQARQQFMELDHGLPVQASLAFHWARMIEILHCAEKIRDLLADSQLYAGELEAKGNRCHEGIGVIEAPRGVLIHHYQIDDDGLVTKANLIVSTTHNNTAMNESIRQVAAEYLDGHQLTEPLLNRIEIAIRAYDPCLSCATHAIGKMPLQVELVDAAGETVQRLIRDADGSVR; from the coding sequence ATGACTAAGGAACGTTACCGGTATCTGGAGTCTGCCGGAAATCCGCAAAACCTGCGCCGGGTTGCGATCGATCCTGTGACCCGGGTGGAAGGGCACGGTAAAGTGACCTTGCTGCTCGACGAGGACAACCGCGTGTGTCAGGCGCGGCTGCATATTGTCGAGTTCCGCGGCTTTGAGAAGTTTATTCAGGGACGGCCTTACTGGGAGGTGCCGGTGCTGGTGCAGCGCCTGTGCGGCATCTGCCCGGTCAGCCACCTGCTCGCCGGGGCCAAGGCGGTGGACGGCTTGGTAGGAGTGGATCGCATCCCTCCCAGCGCTGAAAAGCTACGCCGACTGCTCCATTACGGTCAAGTACTCCAGTCCCACGCCCTGCATTTTTTCCATCTGGCTTCGCCGGATTTGCTGTTTGGCTTCGACAGCGAGGCGGAGAAACGTAACATTCTAGAACTGCTACGTTCGGAGCGATTCCGTGACATTGCCCTGGAAGGCGTCAAACTGCGCAAGTTTGGGCAGGAGGTTATCCAGGCAGTGATCGGCAAGCGCATTCACGGGGTTGGTCCGATTCCCGGCGGCATGAACAAGCATTTATCTACACAAGACCAGGATTATCTGGCGCCGCAATTGGATGAAGTGATTCACTGGGCCCGGCATGGCCTTGAATTGATTCGCAGCATCTATCTCGCCAATGCCGACTATCACCAGCGCTTTGCGGTTATCCATTCTCATTTCATGGCGCTGGTGACTCCGGAAGGGGGGCATGAACTCTACGATGGCCGGATCCGGGTCAAGGGCGAGGATGGCCAAATTTTGTTCGACCAGCTAAACGACCAGGACTATACCAATTATATTCACGAACAAGTCAAATCCTGGAGCTACATGAAATTCCCCTATCTGGCTGCCCTGGGTCCGGAGGAGGGTTGGTACCGGGTCGGGCCACTGGCACGGATCAATACCTGTAACTTCATCGATACCCCACTGGCCGAGCAAGCGCGGCAGCAATTTATGGAGTTGGATCATGGATTGCCGGTTCAGGCTTCTTTAGCTTTTCACTGGGCGCGGATGATTGAGATTCTTCACTGTGCCGAGAAAATCCGCGATCTTTTGGCCGATTCCCAGCTTTATGCAGGCGAGCTGGAAGCCAAAGGCAATAGATGTCATGAAGGCATCGGGGTAATCGAAGCCCCGAGGGGAGTGCTGATACATCATTATCAAATCGATGACGATGGTCTGGTGACCAAAGCTAATCTGATTGTCTCCACCACTCACAACAACACAGCCATGAACGAATCCATTCGTCAGGTGGCGGCGGAGTACCTGGATGGGCATCAGCTGACCGAACCGCTCCTCAATCGCATCGAGATCGCCATCCGGGCTTACGATCCTTGTTTGTCATGCGCCACCCATGCCATTGGCAAGATGCCGTTGCAGGTTGAACTGGTAGATGCAGCAGGGGAGACTGTACAGCGACTGATCCGTGATGCTGATGGTAGTGTGCGGTAA
- a CDS encoding isocitrate dehydrogenase (NADP-specific, catalyzes the formation of 2-oxoglutarate from isocitrate or oxalosuccinate), with amino-acid sequence MSIENSKIIWTKVDEAPALATYSLLPIVKAFVSAAGVTLDTRDISLAGRILAKFPERLTWQQRVNDDLTELGELVKRPEANIIKLPNISASVVQLKAAIKELQEKGYDLPDYPENPATQEEMDYRARYDQVKGSAVNPVLRQGNSDRRIPPSVKEYARKHPHPMGPWTPDNQAHVSCMTGGDFRHNEKSTTIGSQEAGNCRLEMHGDDGAVTVLKDNIPLLEGEVIDITGMRRDALRTFLAGQIEDAKAKDVLFSVHLKATMMKVSDPIIFGHVVSVFFEDVFKKHAQTFKELGVNPNNGLAELYNKLAKLPAEKRAEIEADIQSVYAKRPKLAMVDSDKGITNLHAPNDVIIDASMPRMIRESGTMWGPDGKQHQAKAVIPDSSYAGVYQAVIDHCKQHGAFDPVTMGTVPNVGLMVQKAEEYGSHDKTFEIQGKGIVKVISEAGNVLLEIPVEEGDIFRMCQTKDLAIQDWAKLAVNRARATGWPTVFWLDSERPHDAELIKKVKTCLQRHDTSGLEIKIMPPVEATKYTCGRISRGENTISVTGNVLRDYLTDLFPILEVGTSAKMLSIVPLINGGGLFETGAGGSAPKHVQQFLKEGHLRWDSLGEFLALAASLAHLAEKYNNPKAQVLADTLDKANGRYLENDKSPKRKVGELDTRGSHFYLALYWSQELASQQELPELRTCFIPIFQALAENEEKIVAELNAVQGRPQNIGGYYRPDDSLAAQAMRPSRTFNRIIESASG; translated from the coding sequence ATGTCAATTGAAAACTCAAAAATCATTTGGACCAAGGTTGACGAGGCGCCGGCCTTGGCGACTTATTCCTTGCTCCCCATCGTTAAGGCCTTTGTATCGGCCGCGGGAGTAACTTTGGATACCCGGGACATTTCTCTTGCTGGCAGGATTTTGGCCAAATTTCCCGAGAGACTGACCTGGCAGCAGCGTGTCAATGATGATTTGACCGAGTTGGGGGAGCTGGTGAAAAGACCCGAGGCCAATATTATCAAACTTCCCAATATCAGCGCTTCTGTGGTTCAGCTCAAGGCGGCTATCAAGGAACTTCAGGAAAAAGGCTATGATTTGCCGGACTATCCGGAAAATCCCGCCACGCAAGAAGAAATGGACTACCGGGCCCGTTATGACCAGGTCAAGGGAAGCGCGGTCAACCCGGTTCTAAGGCAGGGGAACTCCGACCGCCGGATTCCGCCATCGGTGAAAGAATATGCCCGCAAACACCCACATCCCATGGGGCCTTGGACACCAGATAACCAGGCCCATGTCTCCTGCATGACGGGCGGCGATTTTCGCCACAATGAAAAATCCACTACCATCGGCTCGCAAGAGGCGGGTAATTGCCGCCTCGAAATGCACGGCGATGACGGCGCGGTAACGGTGCTCAAGGATAACATCCCTTTGCTTGAAGGCGAGGTGATTGATATTACTGGAATGCGCCGGGACGCCTTGCGAACCTTCCTTGCCGGGCAAATAGAAGATGCCAAAGCCAAAGATGTGCTGTTTAGTGTTCATCTCAAGGCCACCATGATGAAAGTCAGCGATCCCATCATTTTTGGTCATGTGGTGTCGGTTTTCTTTGAGGATGTGTTCAAGAAACACGCCCAGACCTTCAAGGAACTGGGGGTGAATCCCAATAACGGCTTGGCGGAACTGTATAACAAACTTGCCAAGTTGCCGGCGGAGAAAAGAGCCGAAATCGAAGCCGATATCCAGTCCGTTTATGCCAAGCGCCCCAAATTGGCGATGGTGGATTCCGATAAGGGCATCACCAATCTGCACGCCCCCAACGATGTGATTATCGATGCCTCCATGCCCCGGATGATCCGCGAATCTGGGACCATGTGGGGACCGGATGGAAAGCAGCATCAGGCCAAGGCGGTCATTCCCGATTCCAGCTATGCCGGGGTTTATCAAGCGGTTATCGACCATTGCAAACAACACGGGGCTTTTGATCCCGTCACCATGGGGACGGTGCCCAATGTAGGCCTGATGGTGCAAAAAGCGGAGGAGTACGGTTCCCACGACAAGACCTTCGAAATACAAGGTAAAGGCATCGTCAAGGTGATTTCCGAGGCAGGCAATGTGTTGCTGGAAATTCCGGTGGAGGAAGGGGATATCTTCAGAATGTGCCAGACCAAGGACCTGGCAATCCAGGACTGGGCCAAACTGGCGGTAAACCGGGCCAGGGCTACCGGTTGGCCCACGGTGTTCTGGCTGGATTCAGAGCGCCCCCATGACGCGGAGCTGATCAAGAAGGTCAAAACCTGTCTCCAGCGTCATGATACCTCCGGACTGGAAATCAAGATAATGCCCCCGGTTGAGGCGACCAAATATACTTGCGGGCGGATTTCCCGGGGAGAGAATACCATTTCTGTCACCGGGAACGTGCTACGGGACTATCTCACCGACCTTTTTCCCATCCTGGAAGTGGGCACCAGCGCCAAGATGCTGTCCATCGTGCCCTTAATCAACGGTGGCGGCCTGTTCGAAACCGGCGCGGGGGGATCGGCACCCAAGCACGTCCAGCAATTTCTCAAAGAAGGCCACCTGCGTTGGGATTCCCTGGGTGAATTTCTGGCATTGGCGGCTTCCCTGGCGCATCTGGCAGAAAAATACAACAATCCCAAGGCCCAAGTATTGGCTGATACCTTGGACAAGGCCAACGGCAGATACCTGGAAAATGACAAATCTCCCAAAAGAAAGGTTGGCGAACTGGATACCCGGGGCAGCCATTTTTATCTGGCCCTGTATTGGTCCCAGGAACTGGCCTCCCAGCAGGAACTACCGGAATTGAGAACATGCTTTATTCCCATATTTCAAGCGCTTGCCGAGAACGAGGAAAAAATTGTGGCCGAACTCAACGCCGTCCAGGGCAGGCCGCAAAATATCGGTGGTTACTACCGTCCTGATGATTCATTGGCAGCTCAAGCGATGCGTCCCAGCCGGACGTTTAACCGGATTATTGAATCCGCTTCAGGCTAG
- a CDS encoding toxin, with protein MKNINWNTDKNWQLIEERGISFEDVVFYLQQGALMDDIKHPNEEKYPNQRIFVIDIDGYIYLVPYVENTEEIFLKTIIPSRKATRQYLGEKS; from the coding sequence ATGAAAAACATCAACTGGAATACCGATAAAAATTGGCAACTCATAGAGGAACGCGGTATTTCCTTTGAAGATGTCGTTTTTTATTTGCAACAAGGCGCTTTAATGGACGATATCAAGCACCCCAATGAGGAAAAGTACCCAAATCAAAGAATCTTTGTCATCGATATAGACGGGTATATCTATTTGGTGCCCTATGTGGAAAACACAGAAGAAATATTCCTGAAAACTATCATTCCCAGCAGGAAAGCAACCAGGCAGTATCTTGGAGAGAAATCATGA